The DNA sequence AATTGATACACGAGAAAGACAACCCATTATTTATTAAACGAATCTGAAACGCTGTCTTGTATGATAATGATATGATAATAGCAATcatcagttcttcttcttctgcgttcgatgttgatggccgtgcTAAGCAATCATCAgtaataatgatgataatgataataataataataaacacattttcccatcaattggctccttgcgcttttgtcattgtctcgtTGTCAACGACACTCCAGTATTTTaaatgttgtttttctttgtttggacGGAGAGAGGCCAGGAATGACTGTGTCAAAGGCGGAGCAGTATTCCTCGCGTGTGGAGGGATATGACAGTTTTTGACCTCGCTGATTGAGAGAAAATTTAGAACTTGCTAGTGTAAATAAACTCAACCctattatatatatatctgcaCCCACTTGTATTCACGCGACGCAGAAGACCGAACCCGGACGTTGCTTCCTGACCAACACAGACATTTACGCATAATTATTTCTCTTGCTGTTAGGCAAGAGTGCAGTCAAGCGTTTGAGTCGCTGCTTTTTGTACATAACAGTGTCACAGTCTTAGTTAAGTCGCCACGCTTTCTAATCCTGTACCGTTATTGTTTGctgcggtttgtttgtttgttcggtgGGTTTGTTTCCATAAAAAAAGAGATGAGGATTTTGTGTTCGACCATTGTCTCTTTGGTGCTGTGTTCTGTGATTGTGAATTACGCATCAGGTATGTACGTTTAGAgtttcttgagagagagagagagagagagagagagagagagagagagagagagagagagagagacagacagacagacagacagacagacagacagacacagacagagagacgcacacacatacaatcatacacacacacacacacacacacacacacacatacacacacacggcacacacatacacatgacaCACTGTGAcatgacacacacgcacacacacatacacacacacacacacgcacacacacccccacacacacgcacaaacacccccacactcacaaacaaacacacatgacacatacacacacacacacacacacacacacacacacacactgacacacacacacactggcacacatatACGCATTTCTTATCAAACACAGATAATATTTTTTGGCTGTTGTATTCTTGAATGGATCAATGACAGAAtaaatgactgactgactgtatACATGAATGAATAATTACTATGATTAAACACGCACATTCCCCTGACATCGTCTCAATGGGGACACATTTTCTGTTTGATGTTGCGTATGTTACACAAGTTAACTCAAATCATTTATTTTGATGACAGCATCTACTAAGTTAAACATAgtgtggacgtgtgtgtgtcagtgaatttttgttttgtctaagcAAGACCAGTGGAACCTGTTCGTCAAAAGGTATAACAAGCTCTTCGTCATAGTACAGGCAGGGGAaagccccccctccccaaatAGAATAGAACAAAAAGCTTTTACGCCTCACGAAATCAAGCGGGGTCGGGAGGTTTCCAGCTCTTGACAGGCACTCAACTTTAAAGTAATGCCTTAAAATGTTAAATATGCAGAGTTTGTAAACCTCCTCAAATAATTTTAGAACAAGACAGAACATTtcttctgtctgactgtttccACTTTGTATGACTATGTCTATGTCTTTGtctatgtctttgtctctgtctctctctaactctctctctctccctctctctctctctctctccctctccctctccctctctctctctctctctctctccctctctctctctctctaactctctctctctctctctctctctatctgacaaccccctccacccccccccccccgccacatACACCTTTTCACAGGCGAGCAATAAAAAAATCGTAAAATATCTTAAAATGTCAAGGAACAGAACGTAAAGGACAGCCTATCCGTTGGCAGGGAGTCTAACAGGTTGAGATACAGTTATGCTCAGCGGCTCATTAACCTACCAGGATTTCCGACATATGAATTATAGTGTGGGTGACAGGCTGTCCACTTTGCGCGAAGATGCCATCGTAATAACTTAGCGCTATGTTTGTCGTCTGGTGTGAAATGAGATGAAATCTTATACTGAGGCTGCTGAGGGCTGTCAGATCCGGTTGTTTTACAACGTACAGTTCTCCTTCTGGCTTTACTCTTggcctttgtgtgtgtattgttttaacttttttgttttattgatagcaCACAAAACGAGTAAAAATGTGACGAGACTCGAGATTACTGTCACAAATACACACGTGTATACCTCCTTcatgttaatgacctccccccccaacacacacactcacacacacacacacacacgtgtacgcacgcgcacacacacacgcacacacacacacacacacacacgcacagacagacagacagacagacagacagacagacagaaagacagacagacagacagagacaaagatacAGACaatcagaaagacagacagagagcgtaAAGCGAAACAAGGCACAACGCAACACACTATTACACAAGCACTGAAAGTAGATGGATATTTGTCAgtgttgattggttggttggttgcttattattgtttatcgtcttTTCAGCAGTGAAAGCTATTCAAGATCGATGCACGTTTGTTACCTTTTTCAGTTTACATGGTAAACTCCATGCGTAGGCCAAAAAAACCACCcatgtttacggtaacatagtcacaaaaaatagggtcggtaggtcgggatttcttttttttttttttttcttccaaaaaaacattatttttaagttattttgccaaaaacacaaagacttttttattttatttaacttttcttttcCCCCAagtgccaaaaaaaagtctagggtcgcgcgaaaaaataaggtcggtcgggataccgtaaacagactttttttgtgtggccttaatACTGTTTACAATCCGGACTATCACTGTGCAGACACATCTACAGTACATTCTGTATTTTATTGACAGGTCAAGCTGATGGTCAAGACACAATACGGCTGGTCAACGGCTCTCACCCACTGGAAGGAAGAGTGGAGATTCTGGTCAACGGAACATGGGGACCTGTGTGTGATTTCATCTGGTCCTCTGATGAAGCAAAAGTGGTTTGTCGACAGCTTGGATATCAATTGTACGTGAACGTTTATTGTATTAGCATTTTCCTGATCGAACCCAGCGCGTCATTGATATATTGCATCCCGGCATTCAGACCTTTCTCAATCTGACTGGACGTCATTCcttctcgcgtggtgtgtgtgtgtacgtgtgttttgtttttgtttgtttgtttgtatgattGCTAGTTTTTGTTACTCTATCCCATTGTGTCGTCATTTACTGGGATCTTAATCGGGAGCATGTTATATTGTCTTTTggcagtttttgtttgtttgttttgtttgatttgtttatgTGCTTGCATGCTTACTTACGCGTTTTCTCGCTCTGGCCACTCTCACCGACTGCATGCACTCCACAAGCCGAACAGGATACGACCAAGCAGCTTCTGACTGGGAAACAAAAACTCTTTTAAATAAATTGGTGTATGTTCGCATTAAAAATGATTCTTATCAAAGGTGTCTGTTCAGTTAAGTTAGTAGAGTTAGACAGCAATATAATCAGGAAAAGCACTATGTGTTCATTGCTTCTTGAGTCTGCACCATtgcgttaaaggcacagtaagcctcccgtaaaccatcacagatacacagtacaaacacgcttccatttgaacgctcaccgaacgggaacatcctaggtgccctacgtaaagagctagcaattttcaaagaattaattttgcggattgtctgtcagacaatcggacggtcctttttgcgcttctgacctaacttttgaaatctaaataataaattgacagcttgttacacaaacattcttaaatcataaaagaaatctttttttaatcaagacaagatcagaccaatacgaagttttgaaagtttaaaaaaaagatagcccggaagcagggtcacgcaaggtcgtggttctcgtagcggcagacgacgctgcctggcgccagttcctacaagaaaaatgttcattcaaaatgaacagcgtcgatgcaatgtccaccaaagatttattttgggaagtgttaaaaggttagggtaaaaagtcaatgaattgcatgttgtgctggatatataaattgtttatttcagtcaatgcttgctatgaattgatcaaacagccacaagaaaaaacaagtcgcgtaaggcgaaattactacatttagtcaagctgtggaactcacagaatgaaactgaacgtagtccgccgctagtgcaaaaggcagtgaaagtgacgagcctgtttggcgcggtaacggttgcgctgtgcttcatagcacgctttactgtacctctcttcgttttaactttctgagcgtgtttttaatccaaacatatcatatctatatgtttttggaatcaggaaccgacaaggaataagatgaaatagtttttaaaacgatttcggaaattttattttgatcataatttttatatttttaattttcagagcttgtttttaattcaaatataacatatttatatgtttttggaatcagaaaaggatgaagaataagatgaacgtaaatttggatcgttttataatttatttatttttttacaattttcagatttttaatgaccgaagtcattaattaatttttaagccaccaaactgaaatgcaatacggaagtccggccttcgtcgaagattgcttggccaaaatttcaatcaatttgattgaaaaatgagggtgtgacagtgcagcctcaacttgtacaaaaaagccggatatgacgtcataaaagacgtttataaaaaaaaataaaaaaaacgtcctggaatatcattcccaggaagtctcatgtcaaatttcataaagatcggtccagtagtttagtctgaatcgttctacacacacacacacagacagacacacagacacacacacacacacacacacacacacacacacacacacacacacacacacacacacacacacacacacacacacgcacatacaccaagaccctcgtctcgattcccccctctatgttaagacatttagtaaaaactttttaattaaaaaatagagcttgtttgaaacaggtagaaaggaagagttgatattgcaatatctgtacgtgggaatgtggtgaaaaagagtgctaaaagtagtaagtcggcctcagatccatttcaaatatttattgcagaaaaacaaaatacaaattaaaaacaaaaccacagaaccattaccaggtgtcataggaatgtttgaaaacaatagttttaattttacactgtaaatacaggaatcagaattaaacacctcaaattggcacatgcataatgaatcacctggaattgcaacagggagatactgaagtaattggaaacaaacacttgaaattgacagagaaacaattgaaaatatattactgacatgagcgtacaatattttaatggaagtgcaattttagcacgaagcatccgcaggaggatgcactaacaattacatagtgccacaaaatgtgtacggacatttcacaaccgtgcattattagcacagaacacatacatgggggcgcacaaaacattattgtaccatgatgatgatgatcgggattgttgaagatcttttcttgtgcaaggcgcccctgtatgaccgcaactgatccaactggccgcatctgaacaaacgacgtcgaaacggcgcgaaacacgtcctctcggtgattgactcggctcctctcggtctttttttttgtgtgtgtctttttatatttagtcaagttttgactaaatattttaacatcgagggggaatcgaaacgagggtcgtggtgtatgtgcgtgtgtgtgtgcgtgtgtgcgtttgtgcgtgtgtgtgtgtgtgtgtagagcgattcagactaaactactggaccgatctttatgaaatttgacatgagagttcctgggtatgaaatccccgaacgtttttttcatttttttgataaatgtctttgatgacgtcatatccggcttttcgtgaaagttgaggcggcactgtcacgccctcatttttcaaccaaattggttgaaattttggtcaagtaatcttcgacgaagcccggggttcggtattgcatttcagcttggtggcataaaaattattatcaaaattaaattgtccaaatcaatttaaaaacactttcatcttattccttgtcggttcctgattccaaaaacatatagatatgatatgtttggattaaaaacacgctcagaaagttaaaacaaagagaggtacagaaaagcgtgctatccttcttagcgcaactactaccccgctcttcttgtcaatttcactgcctttgctcccccgaaatcggcgtatggctgcctgaatggcggggtaaaaacggtcatacacgtaaaaatccacttgtgctaaaaacatgagtgaacgtgggagtctaagcccatgaacgaagaagaagaagaagactgcctttgctatgagcggtggactgacgatgctacgagtatacggtcttgctgaaaaattacattgcgttcactttcattctgtgatttccacagctacttgactaaatattgtattttcgccttacgcgacttgttttcttttccttatggtcggagtggtatatttatgtacatcttagattaaaaaaaacacccgaaagctgtgtttaatcgtttcgcgtaaattgtacattttttttcagctttgaaattgttttggcttggagagtcagcgcgctttggcttggagactaattctccacaggcacgttcttcccaaccacagataccagcgtcgtccgcgacgctggaatgaACCGTTCACCGCCACTGCTCTAGTTCGCAgccgtttcaatgttgcatttcagattgaaaggtacacaataacgtgctattgcagataagcttccagagatttgcattgaaatgacaaactggcggctaaattgtaaaaaagaaaaaaaagggaaactggattacacgggttcacgatggctcagaggtaagataaaccacgcaaaaataaattctttgaaaattgctcgctctttacggagggcacctagaatgttctcaagcgtgagtgtttaaatgaaatggtgtttgcactgtgtgtaaaagcctgacagtatctgtgatggtttacgggaggcttactgtgcctttaacacaaCGTGATTGTTGCGCCCATCAATGTTTTATTCCTGGCAGCCAGAAGCGCTCTCTTCGCAACTTTGACTTGTGAGTCCACAAAGGGAAGAACATCCATTATTGAACCTGTTATTATAAGTCCTCCTTCCTTTGACAGGACTTATATCCACACATCAGGACAGACCAGATGCCATTCCCCTAGCAACAGACGATTGCTTCCGATACGGAATTCATTGAGCGTTGTATCTTGCTGGAGACACATCATTGTACGAACCAACAGGGATCCAATTTCAAAGTAGCTTTATCAAATTTGAAGACAAACTCGCACTGAAATATCTGCCGTTTCCAATTTGCAGCCGGACATTTGCATTTCAATGACCTTAGAGACATAGCCCTACCAAATCATGGATTTACACAACATAAGCATGTCCTACATTTCAAAAGAACTTGAATAATTTGTGTATGCTTTTCATCAAACTTCTTGACACTTAATTATCTAACTTGCAGGACGAGGATCAAACCCTACACCGGGTCTTACTTTGGACAAGGGCCCGCGCCGTATCACCAGACGGATGGCTATTTCGAGTGTCAGGGAAGCGAATCCCGGCTCCTGAACTGTTCCACCCGGGCGTCCTCCATTTGcaagatcaaaggcagggccgACGCTGGTGTCTCGTGTGATACTACACAAGGTCTGAGggtgtttgagtgtgtttgatagcgcgcgcgcgtgtgtgtgtgtgtgtgtgtgtgtgtgtgtgtgtgtgtgagtgataaCCAAAAAAGGTCCCGGCCTGAGCGCTAAAACATTAGGCGGGTCATCTAGAATCAGTCCTGATAGGTCAACTCGTCGTCGTTGTGGAATGTTGGCGTAACTCTATTCTTGGCGATTTTATGTGtttgtgctttagactaagtaaatcattcttcATGAGAAatacgatggacaatacatgatttaacattctgtTATCATTCCCCTATCCATACCAGGAACGAATATAAACACGATTTCATAATATTAAGGATATCTCTTCTCCCGAAAAGCTGTTTTAaacgagttacgccaaaattccacgacATCGAAATAGCCATATATGATGATAAGTAATTTTGGAGCAGAAGACAAGAGTCCCAGATGAGATAGTCTTCGACATCTGTCGCCGACAGGCGTTTTAacgtcgacgacgacgacgatgatgaagaagaagaattttttggttttttgtttgtttgcttaacgcccagtccaccacgaagggtgatatcagggccgtgctcctttgacatttaacgtgcgccacacacaagacagaagtcgcagcacaggcttcatgtctcacccagtcacattattctgacaccggaccaaccagtcctagcacttaccccataatgccagacgccaggcggagcagccactagattgccaattttaaagtcttaggttcgaacccacgacctcccgctcactgggcggacgccttaccactaggccaccgtgttgcggtaagaagaagtagaaaaagaagaagaagtaaaagaagaagccaaagaagaagaagaagacacaagaagaagaagaagaagaagaagaagaagaagaagaagaagaagaagaagaagaagaagaagaagaagatgatggtgatggttatgatgatgatgaagatgatgatctAGATTTACAATTTCCAGATACGGACGACTGTGCCAACCACCAGTGTGAAAATGGTGCGGGATGTGTTGATCAGAACCGTTACTACACCTGTTCCTGTCGCCAAGGATTTACTGGGTCAAGGTGCGAACTTGGTAAGTGAAATTCTAAAGCCGTTAGAGAATCAACTGTTATGTTAGGGGGTGGAGATACAGACGGGTGGGTTGAGACGAGTGGGCGGGTTTTGCAATGACAGTTGTTCGTATCCTAACGCTATATTTATAGTTATCACGAGATATTTAGAAGATGTTGACTGaaagcaaatgataacagacatgtcgagaaaatggaCATCAGCACGAGACGGCAGGCCGTTAGACCattcatgacgatgatgatgacgatgacgatgatgatgatgatgatgactatgatgatgatgatgaacttttattttttgttctgaTGTTGTCTTtgaataaaatttaaaaaaaaaatgtttttaataaACTAGACTTACCAGCAGCACATAAGGGCGCAACTCTCGTTCTACATTATTTTTCAGATATCGACGAATGTACCAGCAACCCATGTCAGAACGGTGGAACGTGTCACAATCACGTGGGTCACTTTACCTGCACGTGTTCACCGGGATTTACTGACCAGTTCTGTCAATTCAGTAAGATTTATTATGCGCAGTTGTCTTTCAGCTTTGAACGTTACATTTGTAAGGATATAAATCAGAAATAaagattaacaagtcgcgtaaggcgaaaatacaatatttagtcaagtagctgtcgaactcacagaatgaaacgaatgccattttactcgtagcatcgtcaggccaccgctcatggcaaaggcagtgaaattgacaagaagagcggggtagtagttgcgctaagaaggatagcacgcttttctgtacctctctttgttttaactttctgagcgtgtttttaatccaaacatatcatatctatatgtttttggaatcaggaaccgacaaggaataagatgaaagtgtttttaaattgatttcgacaatttaattttgataataatttttatatatttaattttcagagcttgtttttaatccgaatataacatatttatatgtttttggaatcagcaaatgatggagaataagataaacgtaaatttggatcgttttagaaatttttatttttttttacaattttccgatttttaatgaccaaagtcattaattaatttttaagccaccaagctgaaatgcaataccgaaccccgggcttcgtcgaagattacttgaccaaaatttcaaccaatttggttgaaaaatgagggcgtgacagtgccgcctcaactttcacgaaaagccggatatgacgtcatcaaagacatttatcgaaaaaaggaaaaaaacgttcggggatatcaatcccaggaactctcatgtaaaatttcataaagatcggcccagtagtttggtctgaatcgctctacacgcacgcacgcacgcacacacacacacacacacatacaccacgaccctcgtttcgattccccctcgatgttaaaatatttagtcaaaacttgactaaatataaaaacgacgAAGTGTTTACTGCTGCTCATACTGAAGAAATGTGATGCGGTGACGCAGGAATTTTGATGACGACAGCTTTGCCTCAGCTGTTTCTCTTGCTTTTAATAACAAAGATGTGGGTACattcaatcaaccaatcaatcaatcaagctagctagcaagcaagcaagcaagcaagcaatgaTGCATGCAAgcagacaacaaaacaaaaaaacaaaataagaatgaaatatagaaagaaagaaagaaacagacaaacaaatccCAGTTGCATGGCATGTTCACATCACTACAGGACTAACGCAGCGTCGATGCTTGCGAAAATACAAAAGTACATGCGTGGTCTTTACAATAAGTTTAAAAATCCTGCTGGAAATGGTACAGGCCGCTTAGTATATTCAAATCCTAATGTGGCTGATgatgtgtcttcttcttcttcttcttcttcttcttcttcttcttcttcttcttcttcttcttcgttcatgggctgaaactcccacgatctCCCATGCTTTTGCACGGGTGGTTTATTTTTACGTGtgtgatcgtttttaccccgccattcaggcagccatacgccgatttcgggggaagcatgctgggtattttcgtgtttctattacccaccgaactctgacatggatgacaggatcttttctgcACGCACTTGGTCTTGACTGATGCTGTGTACGTGGCTGTCTGTGTGCAGGAGATCTCCCAGGCCACGGGTCAATACGCCTGGTCAACGGCTCTCACCCACTGGAAGGAAGAGTGGAGATTCTGGTCAACGGAACATGGGGACCTGTGTGTGATTTCATCTGGGCCTACGATGAAACGAACGTGGTTTGTCGACAGCTTGGATATAATTCGTACGTGAACTATTTTAATTAATTCGTTGGTAGTTTTCCTCGATCGAAACCCTTGCCAGTGACATCATTGATGTACTGCATGCAATCTAGCTGCAGTCAGCTTTCGATCTTTCTCCATCTGACGTCATTCCCTCTTATCTTTttgccactgtgtgtgtgtgtgtgtgtgtgtgtgtgtgtgtgtgtgtgtgtgtgtgtgtgtatttgtgtcaaatttaaaaacaaactcgcACTGAGGGGCGTGTAAGTCCTTTACATGTCTGCTGTTAAATATTGCAGCCTTACATTGGCAATTTAATGACCTTAAAGGCATAGTCCTACCAATCAGTTTTATTAAtcaaaaacataaacacgttctaAACTTCTGCTTGTCATCAAACTTGTTGACActtaattaaaggcacagtaagcctcccgtaaaccatcacagatactgtcaggcttttacacacagtacaaacacccttccatttgaacgctcaccgaacgggaacatcctggctgcttttcgtcgagagtgagacattttcaaagaattaattttcgTGGATCGTGGATctacaatcaggcgcctcgttttggcgctagaactaacttttaaaatctaaataataaattgacagcttgtaacaaaaacattcttaaatcataaaagttttttttttccatcaagacaagatcagtacaattcgaagttttgaaagttttagaaaagggagcccggaagcagttcacgcaaggtcgtgtttctcaaaacagacgaattttctgcatagcgctcgctttctttgaagccagcCGCCGCCGACAGGTTCATGTGACTCTCatccgtttgttgcgttttagaatcagaggtacacaataacgtgctattgcagatacagccagtcgTATTGAAACCACacactgacgactaaattgtgaaaaaaaggaaagtggatcacacgggttcacgatggctcaggggttagataaactacgaaatctggtgtgtggtttacgcgagctaaatagcaattcaaacgatgctattaaatgctattgcaagtgtgttccataaggttagaactgcttttttccttagaagatttaaatcgttatgtaaaccatttgagacatactggTGCTTTAATTATCTGACTTGCAGGACGAGGATCAAGTCTTACACCGGGTCATACTTTGGACAAGGGCCCGCGCCGTATCACCAGACGGATGGCTATTTCCAGTGTAAAGGGAGCGAACCGCGGCTCTTGAACTGTCCCACCAAAGTGTCATCGATTTGCAAGATCAGAGACAGGGCCGACGCTGGCGTCTCGTGTGATACTACACAAGgtacgagggtgtgtgtgtgtgtgataaacaaaaagggtcccggtgtcacgaactgaaacctctgctgaacaatccttctcattgcggtcaatgcgcatgccccaatcttggacttaaaaaattcgacccatgggttagggttagggttagggtttgggTAGGGGTTAGGGTTATGGTtatggttagggttaggttgttcacgacctgattaatctcccgatgttagcgcatgcgcattgaccgcattgagaaggattgttcagccagagttttcagttcgtgacaccggcctcAGCGCTGAAACATTTAACGGGTCATCTAcaatcagtcctgattggtcaagtAGGCGATTTAAcgttgacgacgacgacggtgatgatgatgatgatgat is a window from the Littorina saxatilis isolate snail1 linkage group LG10, US_GU_Lsax_2.0, whole genome shotgun sequence genome containing:
- the LOC138978252 gene encoding egg peptide speract receptor-like isoform X2, producing the protein MRILCSTIVSLVLCSVIVNYASGQADGQDTIRLVNGSHPLEGRVEILVNGTWGPVCDFIWSSDEAKVVCRQLGYQLTRIKPYTGSYFGQGPAPYHQTDGYFECQGSESRLLNCSTRASSICKIKGRADAGVSCDTTQDTDDCANHQCENGAGCVDQNRYYTCSCRQGFTGSRCELDIDECTSNPCQNGGTCHNHVGHFTCTCSPGFTDQFCQFRDLPGHGSIRLVNGSHPLEGRVEILVNGTWGPVCDFIWAYDETNVVCRQLGYNSTRIKSYTGSYFGQGPAPYHQTDGYFQCKGSEPRLLNCPTKVSSICKIRDRADAGVSCDTTQGDLPGHGSVRLVNGSQPGEGLVQILANGTWGAVCAFFWGNTDAQVVCRQLGYDTLTSKAYEVDVARGEVVSTTWMDDVDCRGNETRLVDCSPRLAVKHTCWTSQYAGVTCGPLLAKTTTSSVAGPATSPVLVFTTDTEHSKNTESMDTHSTTQNSGNESDALENNIHTKDDINWGAVAGGVAAVVVVVAVVVVVVVLWRRGHLGGILCKSPVYDNPKKVPDEQDTQTYTDLSVYEVIDNDVMGHNPVYDALEKEKDRESRLYTSLNVTSGVGATSNIPEGKQQSTSEPVYQNTAATEEERYL